The following proteins are co-located in the Triticum aestivum cultivar Chinese Spring chromosome 1A, IWGSC CS RefSeq v2.1, whole genome shotgun sequence genome:
- the LOC123046870 gene encoding KH domain-containing protein At4g18375, whose product MDYDNSRRHNQSTSKKRTRFNSDDGKRKRLNYRQDGGHMSSQPIETVYRILCPGKKIGGVLGRGGHVVKALRDETKAKIRVADSIPGADERVIIIFDYQNNSEQASQNISNIDGPENMKPHCFAQDALLKIHDKIAADEDSNDGVTCENSETAGDVTSRILVPGNQVGCLLGKGGSIIQQLRNDTGAGIRVLPSENLPQCALKSDELVQISGAPSLVRKALYEISTRLHRHPRKENPSLEEIIDASTQRKRESPPPLPHENHMLPHLHVDHPPPMPLLDPYRNGPLQYPVPEPEEFSIKILCASELIGPVIGRSGANVRQLEQQTGARIMVQELHKDASGERLIVISSKEIPADPVSPTIEALILLHSKVSESKVSEPSVSAPSESAPSEEHKLVTRLVVPSKKVGCIIGEGGKVITEMRRRIGAEIRVYSKADKPKYLSFHDELVQVSGSPDIAREALTEIASRLRNRILRDGISSFDGPPADIFPSRDFTLYGRPANPPYGRLANDTPYGRPANDTPYGRPANDSPYQRRLAIDQPYGLASDSLYGRPANDPLYGRPANDPPYGRPANDPPYGRPANDASYGRPANDASYGRPANDAPYGRPANDTPYGRPNNKPHDSVDYFSKRREYPSGSPFASDAPPSASYDRYAASARLPTREMPLPVSPGADYMSHRSYHDHMPTDSYSSRGMQQLGLSRAGNSNMQQLGVTRAGNSNAYDYTEAAGQMHGREDYQRVADVTGYSSSSVELRIPNSSLESIVGAGGVNLAEIRQISGARMKLLEARPGSSESIMEIQGMPDQVRVAQSLLQGFIGANSQSVQPSQSSRDVHYPRWN is encoded by the exons ATGGATTATGATAACTCTAGAAGACACAATCAAAGTACTTCCAAAAAGAGGACTCGTTTCAATTCTGATGATGGAAAGAGGAAACGGCTAAACTACAGGCAGGATGGCGGACATATGTCCtctcagccaatagaaaccgtttACAGGATATTGTGCCCAGGAAAAAAGATCGGCGGTGTCTTGGGGAGAGGTGGTCATGTTGTTAAGGCCCTTAGAGACGAGACTAAAGCAAAGATACGGGTTGCTGATTCTATTCCTGGTGCAGATGAGAGAGTAATTATCATATTTGATTACCAAAATAACTCCGAACAAGCTAGTCAAAATATTTCTAATATTGATGGCCCAGAGAACATGAAGCCCCATTGTTTTGCTCAAGATGCGTTGTTGAAGATACATGATAAGATTGCTGCTGATGAAGATTCCAACGATGGAGTTACCTGTGAGAATTCTGAAACTGCTGGTGATGTGACTTCCCGAATTTTGGTTCCAGGCAATCAAGTTGGCTGCCTGCTAGGAAAAGGTGGCTCTATTATACAACAATTGCGAAATGATACCGGTGCAGGGATCCGGGTCTTACCATCCGAAAACCTTCCTCAGTGTGCACTTAAGAGTGATGAATTGGTGCAG ATATCTGGTGCACCTTCTCTTGTAAGAAAAGCTCTCTACGAGATATCTACTCGTCTCCATCGGCATCCTCGTAAAGAAAATCCATCTCTTGAAGAAATTATAGATGCAAGCACACAAAGGAAGCGCGAGTCCCCACCACCGCTACCACATGAAAATCACATGTTACCACACCTGCATGTGGATCATCCACCACCAATGCCCTTGCTTGATCCATATAGAAACGGACCATTGCAATATCCTGTTCCTGAACCAGAAGAGTTTTCTATTAAAATTCTGTGCGCTTCTGAGCTTATTGGACCTGTTATTGGCAGAAGTGGGGCAAATGTTCGGCAGTTAGAGCAGCAGACTGGTGCTCGCATTATGGTTCAGGAATTGCACAAAGATGCTTCTGGAGAAAGGTTGATTGTTATTTCATCCAAGGAG ATTCCGGCTGATCCAGTATCCCCAACAATTGAGGCACTTATTTTGCTCCATAGTAAAGTAAGTGAGAGCAAAGTAAGTGAACCTTCAGTAAGTGCACCTTCAGAAAGTGCACCTTCTGAGGAGCACAAATTGGTTACAAGACTTGTTGTACCATCAAAAAAAGTTGGTTGTATTATTGGGGAAGGTGGGAAGGTAATTACTGAAATGAGAAGGCGTATTGGGGCTGAAATCCGAGTTTATTCAAAAGCAGACAAACCAAAGTACTTATCTTTTCACGATGAGCTTGTGCAG GTTTCTGGGTCTCCAGATATTGCAAGAGAAGCCCTCACAGAGATTGCTTCGAGGCTTAGAAATAGAATCCTCAGAGATGGAATTTCCTCTTTTGATGGTCCTCCTGCTGATATATTTCCTAGCAGGGATTTCACACTGTATGGAAGACCTGCCAATCCACCATATGGAAGGCTTGCCAATGATACCCCTTATGGAAGGCCTGCTAATGATACCCCTTATGGAAGGCCTGCTAATGATTCCCCATATCAAAGGCGGCTTGCCATTGATCAACCATACGGGCTTGCCAGTGATTCACTGTATGGAAGACCTGCCAATGATCCACTATATGGAAGACCAGCCAATGATCCACCATATGGAAGACCAGCCAATGATCCACCATATGGAAGACCAGCCAACGATGCATCATATGGGAGACCTGCCAACGATGCATCATATGGGAGACCTGCCAACGATGCACCATATGGGAGACCTGCCAACGATACACCATATGGGAGACCAAACAATAAACCCCATGATTCAGTAGATTATTTCTCTAAAAGAAGAGAGTATCCTAGTGGAAGTCCATTTGCTAGCGACGCTCCACCATCTGCTTCTTATGATAGATATGCAGCATCTGCTCGCTTGCCTACTAGAGAAATGCCCTTGCCTGTTAGTCCTGGTGCTGATTATATGTCGCATCGTTCTTATCATGACCATATGCCTACTGATAGCTATTCTAGTAGAGGCATGCAGCAATTAGGCCTCTCAAGAGCTGGGAATAGTAATATGCAACAATTAGGCGTCACCAGAGCCGGAAATTCCAATGCTTATGATTACACTGAG GCTGCCGGGCAGATGCATGGACGTGAGGATTATCAAAGAGTGGCAGATGTTACAGG GTATTCAAGTAGCTCTGTTGAACTGAGGATTCCAAATAGTTCTCTGGAATCTATTGTTGGAGCTGGTGGTGTCAATCTAGCAGAGATCCGCCAG ATCTCTGGTGCAAGAATGAAGTTGCTTGAAGCCCGCCCTGGTTCTTCGGAATCCATCATGGAGATCCAAGGTATGCCGGACCAAGTGAGAGTGGCGCAGAGCCTTCTGCAAGGCTTCATTGGTGCCAACAGCCAGAGCGTGCAGCCATCCCAGTCTTCTCGCGACGTCCATTACCCAAGGTGGAACTAA